The following is a genomic window from Mycobacterium parmense.
TGGGCCTACGTGACTGCCTACCAAGACAAAGACGCGTTCGAGGCGGCCCTGAAGCTGCGCCATGCGTTGCCTGCGGGCTGCCCCGTCGTCGTGGCGTTGTCCCGCCCGCACGGGGTGGCCGGGCTGCTGGGGGACGTGACCGAGGCCGAAGGGACCGGGCCGCTCGCCAACATCGAGGTGTTCCCGACGATGGAACGAACCTGCACCGTCGAACTCGTGCGCAGCGGCTCGTTCGAGTCGATGGCCCAAGCCATCCACGAAAGTTGGCGTCGAGAGCAATTGGCGGCGGGACGCCCGGCCCTCACGTGGGAAGAACTCGACGAGCCGCGCCGAGAATCCAGCCGCGCCCAGGCGCGCGACCTCCCGGCCAAACTGCGCATGGTCAACTGTGCGATCACCCCCTTACGTAGTTGGGAGGCAACGGATTTCCAGTTCAGCGCCGAAGAGGTCGAGGATTTGGCGATCGAAGAGCATCAACGCTGGAACGACGAACGCATCGCCGCCGGCTGGACGCTGATCGACATGCCCGAGGTGAGCGACCCCCGGGAGCGGGAACGAATGGTAGAAGAAGCCAAGCGGCGCAAGCAGACTCCGTACCTGTTGTCGTGGGACAGACTGGTTTCCCTATACCCCCGGATCGCCGAAACCGACCGGATCTTCGCCCGTGCGATCCCGAGCATCCTCTGCCTGGCCGGGATGGAGGTCGTTCGCACCGACCGGCCGACGCCGACGAGCGCGAGGCGGGCCCCCCCGTCGTGAGCCCGCGCACAACCGATCGCCGACGCCCCCGAAGCCCCGACGACCGCTTTGGCGCGGCACCCGCGACACGATGGGAGGTCACATGCCCTACCGGGACAAGATGAACTCGCCGGGGCCGAAGAAACTGCTTGCCCTGGACGGCGGCGGCATCCGGGGGGTGATCACCCTGGAGATACTGCAACGCCTGGAATCGGTGCTACGAGAACAGCTCGGCGCCGACGACGACTTCGTGCTGGGCGACTATTTCGACTACATCGGTGGGACCAGCACGGGCGCGGTGATCGCGGCGGGTCTGGCCAAGGGATTGCGCGTGACTCAGCTGCTGGATCTCTACACGACGCGCAGTGAAGAGATGTTCGACCACGCCTCGCTGCGGCGCCGCTACTACTACCGGTACGGCAGCCGGCGGCTCAGAGGCGTACTGCAGAGCATCCTCGGCGAGGACACCACGCTGGGCAGCGCGGACCTCAAGACGCTGCTGCTCATCGTGGTGCGCAACGCCACCACGGATTCCCCTTGGCCGCTGAGCAACAACCCCCGCGCGGTGTTCAACGACCCCGGCCGACCCGACAACAACATGGCCATCCCGCTGTGGCAACTCGTGCGGGCCAGCACCGCGGCGCCGACCTACTTCCCACCCGAGATCGTCAGCGTCGGCGGGCGCGAGTTCGTCTTCGTCGACGGGGCGTTGACGATGTACAACAACCCCGCGTTCCAACTGTTCCTGATGGCGACGCTCGACAGTTACCGGCTGGCCTGGCCCGCAACGGAATCCGACCTCCTGCTGGTCTCGGTGGGCACCGGCACGTGCCCCAAGGCCGACGACCGCCTGCGACCGGGCGCGATGAATCTGCTGTTCAACGCGAACTCCGTGCCGGCGGCGTTGATGCAGGCCGCGCTCACCGA
Proteins encoded in this region:
- a CDS encoding patatin-like phospholipase family protein, which gives rise to MPYRDKMNSPGPKKLLALDGGGIRGVITLEILQRLESVLREQLGADDDFVLGDYFDYIGGTSTGAVIAAGLAKGLRVTQLLDLYTTRSEEMFDHASLRRRYYYRYGSRRLRGVLQSILGEDTTLGSADLKTLLLIVVRNATTDSPWPLSNNPRAVFNDPGRPDNNMAIPLWQLVRASTAAPTYFPPEIVSVGGREFVFVDGALTMYNNPAFQLFLMATLDSYRLAWPATESDLLLVSVGTGTCPKADDRLRPGAMNLLFNANSVPAALMQAALTEQDLLCRVFGRCRHGAPIDLEIGDLIASPGLSDRRLFSYVRYNAELSRAGLDEFGLHDVIPEQVQRLDSVTHVGDLRRVGHAAAGQVALEHFAGFLQARR